The Solea senegalensis isolate Sse05_10M linkage group LG9, IFAPA_SoseM_1, whole genome shotgun sequence genome has a segment encoding these proteins:
- the LOC122774475 gene encoding protein phosphatase 1F-like isoform X1 translates to MEKKRLLENGSQSNTDSDNSADSLTDVKLLCDLLEASGKRNVSIHHLMDHVNLNMFVIVGQNLKQQNFPVRSLLIPMDEETRSFLRRFLDEFPTALEEDRSLPITPLSCKITLEEMHGESLALGLSLLAERGAPAVLSALLCQAALSHLLQADLSLFYCPQKEEPKVSFFGRLLCCTCCLQKPEADQEEEEQTQVLLHSEAVQRFFLNKLIDVALAWHQNSFLPPLTVPQFRLCSVQFIKNRRTEMEDMHLALAEFNQLFGIRDGVDRAYYAVFDGHGGVHAANYCVTHLHVALSKQETLQSDAAAAFKAALRHTDYMFRGKAERESLIDGTTAVALLIHGQELTVAWLGDSQAVLVRNGQAEKLTEPHKPETEEERQRIEDIGGYITYSDCWRVKGILATSRAIGDFDLKPYVSGDADCLTMRLSGDEDYILLASDGFSDVVKPSMVPNLVLEALQQPDDSEGGEDSLLQQSEENIGFKVTDHLVRAALKAGSTDNITVMVVFLRPLDQLLCQTSQATEEDSTSQDAPQQ, encoded by the exons ATGGAAAAGAAACGCCTCCTGGAGAATGGAAGCCAGAGCAACACAG acTCAGACAATAGTGCTGACAGCTTGACAGACGTCAAGTTGCTCTGTGATCTCCTGGAGGCCAGCGGGAAAAGGAATGTCTCTATTCACCATCTGATGGACCATGTCAACCTGAACATGTTTGTCATCGTGGGCCAGAACCTAAAACAGCAAAACTTCCCTGTGA GGTCTCTATTAATTCCAATGGACGAGGAGACCAGGAGCTTCCTGAGGAGGTTTCTGGACGAGTTCCCCACTGCTCTGGAGGAAGACAGATCGCTGCCCATTACCCCGCTGAGCTGCAAAATCACTCTGGAGGAGATGCATGGAGAGAGTCTGGCTCTGGGTCTGAGTCTGCTGGCTGAAAG aGGAGCTCCTGCAGTCCTCAGCGCCCTCTTGTGTCAGGCAGCACTCTCCCACCTCTTGCAGGCAGATCTTTCACTGTTCTACTGCCCACAGAAAGAAGAACCAAAAGTCT cATTTTTTGGGAGGCTACTTTGTTGCACCTGCTGCCTACAGAAACCAGAGGCTgaccaggaagaagaagagcaaacaCAAGTCT TGCTTCATTCAGAGGCAGTCCAGCGTTTTTTCCTCAATAAACTGATAGACGTAGCTTTGGCATGGCATCAGAACTCCTTCTTGCCTCCCTTGACGGTTCCCCAGTTCCGCCTCTGCTCTGTTCAATTCATCAAAAACAGAAGGACGGAGATGGAGGACATGCACTTGGCCCTGGCTGAGTTCAACCAGCTCTTTGGCATCCGG GATGGAGTGGACCGTGCCTACTATGCTGTGTTTGATGGACATGGAGGCGTGCATGCTGCCAACTACTGTGTAACCCACCTCCACGTCGCTCTGAGTAAACAGGAAACACTGCAGAGTGATGCAGCGGCTGCCTTTAAAGCTGCCCTCAGACACACAGATTACATGTTCAGAGGCAAAGCTGAGAGAGAG aGTCTGATTGACGGCACTACAGCTGTGGCATTGTTGATCCACGGTCAAGAGCTGACTGTGGCCTGGCTTGGAGACTCTCAAGCAGTGCTGGTCAGGAACGGACAAGCTGAAAAACTCACAGAGCCCCATAAACCAGAGACCGAG GAGGAGAGGCAAAGAATTGAGGATATCGGAGGCTATATCACCTACTCAGATTGCTGGCGTGTTAAAGGCATATTAGCGACATCAAGAGCAATAG GTGACTTTGACCTGAAACCCTACGTGTCTGGAGATGCTGACTGCTTGACCATGCGGTTGTCAGGAGATGAGGACTACATTTTACTGGCTAGTGACGGCTTCTCTGATGTAGTCAAACCATCTATGGTCCCTAATCTGGTGTTAGAGGCACTCCAGCAGCCTGATGACTCAGAAGGAGGAGAGGACTCTCTGCTGCAACAGTCTGAGGAGAATATTGGATTCAAAGTCACTGACCATTTGGTAAGAGCTGCTCTAAAAGCTGGCTCTACTGATAACATAACTGTGATGGTGGTGTTCCTGCGTCCACTGGATCAGCTGCTCTGTCAAACTTCACAAGCTACTGAGGAGGACTCCACTTCCCAAGATGCTCCACAGCAGTGA
- the LOC122774475 gene encoding protein phosphatase 1F-like isoform X2 — MDEETRSFLRRFLDEFPTALEEDRSLPITPLSCKITLEEMHGESLALGLSLLAERGAPAVLSALLCQAALSHLLQADLSLFYCPQKEEPKVSFFGRLLCCTCCLQKPEADQEEEEQTQVLLHSEAVQRFFLNKLIDVALAWHQNSFLPPLTVPQFRLCSVQFIKNRRTEMEDMHLALAEFNQLFGIRDGVDRAYYAVFDGHGGVHAANYCVTHLHVALSKQETLQSDAAAAFKAALRHTDYMFRGKAERESLIDGTTAVALLIHGQELTVAWLGDSQAVLVRNGQAEKLTEPHKPETEEERQRIEDIGGYITYSDCWRVKGILATSRAIGDFDLKPYVSGDADCLTMRLSGDEDYILLASDGFSDVVKPSMVPNLVLEALQQPDDSEGGEDSLLQQSEENIGFKVTDHLVRAALKAGSTDNITVMVVFLRPLDQLLCQTSQATEEDSTSQDAPQQ, encoded by the exons ATGGACGAGGAGACCAGGAGCTTCCTGAGGAGGTTTCTGGACGAGTTCCCCACTGCTCTGGAGGAAGACAGATCGCTGCCCATTACCCCGCTGAGCTGCAAAATCACTCTGGAGGAGATGCATGGAGAGAGTCTGGCTCTGGGTCTGAGTCTGCTGGCTGAAAG aGGAGCTCCTGCAGTCCTCAGCGCCCTCTTGTGTCAGGCAGCACTCTCCCACCTCTTGCAGGCAGATCTTTCACTGTTCTACTGCCCACAGAAAGAAGAACCAAAAGTCT cATTTTTTGGGAGGCTACTTTGTTGCACCTGCTGCCTACAGAAACCAGAGGCTgaccaggaagaagaagagcaaacaCAAGTCT TGCTTCATTCAGAGGCAGTCCAGCGTTTTTTCCTCAATAAACTGATAGACGTAGCTTTGGCATGGCATCAGAACTCCTTCTTGCCTCCCTTGACGGTTCCCCAGTTCCGCCTCTGCTCTGTTCAATTCATCAAAAACAGAAGGACGGAGATGGAGGACATGCACTTGGCCCTGGCTGAGTTCAACCAGCTCTTTGGCATCCGG GATGGAGTGGACCGTGCCTACTATGCTGTGTTTGATGGACATGGAGGCGTGCATGCTGCCAACTACTGTGTAACCCACCTCCACGTCGCTCTGAGTAAACAGGAAACACTGCAGAGTGATGCAGCGGCTGCCTTTAAAGCTGCCCTCAGACACACAGATTACATGTTCAGAGGCAAAGCTGAGAGAGAG aGTCTGATTGACGGCACTACAGCTGTGGCATTGTTGATCCACGGTCAAGAGCTGACTGTGGCCTGGCTTGGAGACTCTCAAGCAGTGCTGGTCAGGAACGGACAAGCTGAAAAACTCACAGAGCCCCATAAACCAGAGACCGAG GAGGAGAGGCAAAGAATTGAGGATATCGGAGGCTATATCACCTACTCAGATTGCTGGCGTGTTAAAGGCATATTAGCGACATCAAGAGCAATAG GTGACTTTGACCTGAAACCCTACGTGTCTGGAGATGCTGACTGCTTGACCATGCGGTTGTCAGGAGATGAGGACTACATTTTACTGGCTAGTGACGGCTTCTCTGATGTAGTCAAACCATCTATGGTCCCTAATCTGGTGTTAGAGGCACTCCAGCAGCCTGATGACTCAGAAGGAGGAGAGGACTCTCTGCTGCAACAGTCTGAGGAGAATATTGGATTCAAAGTCACTGACCATTTGGTAAGAGCTGCTCTAAAAGCTGGCTCTACTGATAACATAACTGTGATGGTGGTGTTCCTGCGTCCACTGGATCAGCTGCTCTGTCAAACTTCACAAGCTACTGAGGAGGACTCCACTTCCCAAGATGCTCCACAGCAGTGA
- the LOC122774473 gene encoding uncharacterized protein LOC122774473: protein MDESSVSVLWYRRSKPQGKVRQRVRDLRTSPLCYSDFIPIRPVLDLSHNESARLAMDCLLSQGLEEYHQVLRAEGEADFLSEMEKKYVLENGRESNTGSDPGVSDDDDYKHLESWSAGSQSASMFTAAVSTGESPACKSVRRDEICASSDLGEPRVELYFQSDNRAAGMKDLIRQFIRKAKTTLAIVVDSFTDIELLCDLLEASRKRNVSVHLLLDHLNLNMFVTMWQDLKLNSKKFPKLSVRSVDGQTYCAKTGMKLTGQIAESFIITDWAEVLTGSYSFSWLSWQVHRSLAVLINGSAVTPFLQEFHRLYFSSKPVPCFVTLITVPRTLSLYIQSHVTQNGNAGISELKSCRAKTMDLLSCTGDAEETQTTAKTAFSFNLKNVELEHSKSDNHVAATQTKPPTPCLKPLLQQRCASVASPKQIVTSVSAQQDANTHVEKNRNQIQNHSKTRVSHNQLQPAIFNITTTTTGRNATGHESNCGHAANVKQPQKNVSYQSTSKNLNCDTLGIERLFICHRNRDRLKLPGMTAYLSAVRRQRNHSLNLRLKKEIQSDDNSKILSPPASQQKPAKSGRQFPLTYSLTGHTSGLQTKVSSLEIWPPPRLNWLLQRHTARPRPVARSHSFDTRNGTGGQPGCRPALGYITTSLRRSKSWTEKHSAGFKGQD, encoded by the exons ATGGATGAGAgtagtgtgtctgtgctgtggtACAGGAGGTCCAAACCTCAGGGGAAGGTAAGGCAACGTGTTCGAGACCTCCGCACCTCTCCCTTGTGTTACAGTGACTTCATACCAATCAGACCAGTGTTGGACCTGAGTCACAACGAGAGTGCTCGGCTAGCAATGGACTGCCTGCTCAGCCAGGGATTAGAGGAATACCACCAGGTGTTAAGAGCAGAGGGAGAAGCAGACTTTCTGTCGGAGATGGAAAAGAAATACGTCCTGGAGAATGGAAGAGAGAGCAACACAGGTT CTGATCCCGGTGTATCTGACGACGATGACTACAAACATTTAGAGAGTTGGTCAGCCGGTTCTCAGTCTGCCTCAATGTTCACTGCTGCAGTGTCCACAGGCGAGTCACCAGCCTGTAAGTCCGTGAGGCGAG atgAGATATGTGCCAGTTCTGACCTGGGTGAGCCCAGAGTTGAGCTTTATTTCCAGTCTGATAACCGAGCAGCTGGAATGAAAGACCTGATCAGACAGTTCATCAGAAAGGCTAAAACG ACCCTGGCCATAGTAGTGGACAGCTTCACGGACATTGAGCTGCTCTGTGATCTCCTGGAGGCCAGCAGGAAGAGGAATGTGTCAGTCCACCTTCTGCTCGACCATCTCAACCTCAACATGTTTGTCACTATGTGGCAGGATCTCAAACTCAACAGCAAAAAATTCCCT AAACTGTCTGTGCGCAGCGTTGATGGACAGACGTACTGCGCCAAGACGGGCATGAAGCTGACTGGTCAGATTGCTGAGAGTTTTATCATCACTGATTGGGCTGAGGTGCTGACCGGTTcatacag TTTCTCCTGGCTGTCATGGCAGGTCCATCGGAGTCTTGCCGTTCTCATAAATGGCAGCGCTGTCACACCTTTCCTTCAGGAGTTCCACAGACTCTACTTCAGCTCCAAACCTGTGCCCTGCTTTGTCACACTTATCACTGTGCCTCGCACGCTCTCACTCTACATCCAATCACATGTGACCCAGAATGGCAATGCTGGCATAAGCGAGTTGAAATCCTGCCGAGCCAAAACGATGGACCTCTTGTCTTGTACTGGAGATGCTGAAGAGACCCAGACCAcagcaaaaacagcattttcattcAATCTAAAGAACGTGGAACTGGAACACAGCAAAAGTGATAACCACGTGGCAGCTACACAGACAAAACCTCCGACTCCATGTCTAAAACCCTTGCTTCAACAGCGGTGTGCTTCCGTGGCATCGCCAAAGCAGATAGTGACCAGTGTCTCTGCACAGCAGGACGCAAATACACACGTGGAAAAGAATCGAAACCAGATCCAGAATCACTCAAAAACTCGCGTCTCACACAATCAGCTTCAGCCTGCCATCTTcaacatcaccaccaccacaactgGAAGAAATGCAACGGGTCATGAGTCAAATTGTGGACACGCTGCAAATGTCAAACAACCGCAAAAAAACGTCTCTTATCAGTCAACTTCGAAGAATCTCAATTGTGACACTCTTGGTATTGAAAGACTTTTCATTTGCCATAGGAATAGAGACCGACTGAAGTTGCCAGGGATGACTGCATATCTCAGTGCAGTAAGAAGACAACGGAACCACTCACTTAACCTCAGATTGAAAAAGGAAATTCAATCTGATGATAATTCCAAGATACTGTCTCCTCCTGCATCCCAGCAGAAACCAGCAAAGTCAGGTCGTCAATTCCCTTTGACATATTCATTGACAGGACACACATCTGGGCTCCAAACCAAAGTCTCCTCGCTGGAAATCTGGCCTCCACCACGGCTTAACTGGCTCCTCCAGAGACACACTGCAAGACCCAGGCCAGTGGCTCGATCCCATTCCTTTGACACCAGGAACGGGACGGGTGGACAACCAGGCTGCAGGCCAGCACTCGGTTACATAACTACATCACTGAGAAGAAGCAAGAGCTGGACTGAGAAACACTCAGCAGGATTCAAAGGACAGGACTAA